The Paenalcaligenes faecalis genome has a window encoding:
- a CDS encoding DUF423 domain-containing protein, which produces MNASIQIAIAAFLLFIGVATGAFGAHALTGLVDINLMAVWHTAVLYLFVHGLGMLGLAASQHLLQSRLQTLAYNLLFVGTLLFSGSLFLLVLSGQSWLGMITPIGGMLMLAGWLTTLAAAIRFYKTTTHTLKK; this is translated from the coding sequence ATGAATGCCTCAATCCAAATCGCTATTGCCGCTTTTCTTTTATTTATTGGCGTTGCCACTGGCGCGTTTGGAGCCCATGCCTTAACAGGTCTGGTGGATATCAACCTAATGGCCGTTTGGCATACTGCGGTTTTATATTTATTCGTCCATGGCTTAGGCATGTTGGGCCTAGCTGCCTCTCAGCACTTGCTGCAATCACGCTTACAAACCTTAGCCTACAATCTGCTATTCGTTGGTACGTTATTATTTTCAGGTAGTCTCTTTTTATTAGTGCTCAGTGGACAAAGCTGGTTAGGTATGATCACTCCCATCGGTGGCATGCTGATGCTGGCAGGTTGGTTAACGACACTAGCCGCTGCAATACGCTTTTATAAAACCACCACTCACACCCTAAAAAAATAA
- a CDS encoding ABC transporter ATP-binding protein, translated as MLKVVDLCVQIQGSGQRVVDQISFTIAKGQTFALVGESGSGKSMTALAMLRLLPEAAQIEGGQVLLGQTDLFSLTESQMRGIRGGKIAMIFQEPATCLNPVLSIGDQLIESLKAHTTYRGAQLKQRAIWWLDRVGISQAATRFDDYPFQFSGGQRQRIMIAMALASEPDLLIADEPTTALDVTVQAQILQLLTDIQQELGLTVLLITHDLAVVQQVADTVALMRFGKIVEIASNVDFFARPQHDYAQQLLAAIPSFAQRQMRLGSQTASLTDPTPVLSVQNLHIAYKKPAGFFRRSQSIEIIKGVSFSLAAGETLALLGASGCGKSTIAKSLLRLLDDQVMVRGQAQLLGDDLLSSRGSILKRQRQDLQIVFQDPFASLNPRMMVGDILTEGLISLQPDLTAQQRQKRIAELLDLTALPKGSAQRYAHEFSGGQRQRIAIARALAVQPKVLICDEPTSALDVSVQAQILDLLIDLQQQTGLAYLFITHNFSVVEYIADRVAIMDAGLIVEQGDAQQVLLQPHHPVSQQLLQSVPRLQTPSSVVS; from the coding sequence ATGCTTAAGGTTGTTGATTTATGTGTGCAAATCCAAGGCAGCGGTCAACGGGTGGTGGATCAAATCAGCTTCACCATAGCAAAAGGCCAAACTTTCGCGTTAGTGGGTGAGTCCGGTAGTGGTAAAAGCATGACCGCTTTGGCTATGCTTCGTTTGTTGCCCGAGGCTGCGCAGATAGAAGGCGGTCAGGTATTGCTGGGCCAAACAGATTTGTTTAGTTTGACTGAGTCTCAAATGCGAGGCATTCGAGGTGGGAAAATCGCTATGATTTTTCAAGAGCCTGCCACGTGCTTGAATCCGGTTTTATCGATTGGAGATCAGTTAATAGAGAGTTTAAAAGCGCATACGACGTATCGAGGTGCACAATTAAAACAGCGGGCTATTTGGTGGTTAGATCGAGTAGGCATATCGCAGGCAGCGACCCGTTTTGATGATTATCCCTTTCAGTTTTCAGGGGGGCAGCGGCAACGAATTATGATTGCGATGGCCTTAGCGAGTGAGCCGGATTTACTGATTGCTGATGAGCCTACCACTGCTTTAGATGTCACTGTGCAAGCACAAATTTTGCAGTTGTTAACTGATATTCAGCAGGAGCTAGGGCTAACGGTACTGTTAATTACGCATGATTTAGCTGTGGTGCAACAAGTCGCAGATACGGTGGCTTTAATGCGTTTTGGTAAAATCGTAGAGATAGCAAGTAATGTGGATTTTTTTGCTCGGCCTCAGCACGATTATGCGCAACAGCTATTAGCCGCCATTCCTAGTTTTGCACAACGTCAAATGCGTTTAGGATCACAGACGGCCTCTTTAACAGACCCAACCCCTGTGCTATCAGTACAAAATTTACATATTGCTTATAAAAAACCAGCTGGTTTTTTTCGTCGATCGCAGTCAATTGAGATAATAAAAGGGGTGAGCTTTAGCTTGGCTGCAGGGGAGACTTTAGCCTTATTAGGGGCTTCGGGTTGTGGTAAAAGTACCATAGCTAAATCCCTATTGCGCTTACTTGATGATCAAGTAATGGTGAGGGGACAGGCCCAGTTACTTGGGGATGACCTGCTCTCAAGTCGTGGCTCAATACTCAAAAGGCAGCGCCAAGATTTACAGATTGTGTTTCAGGACCCTTTTGCTTCGTTAAATCCGCGTATGATGGTGGGCGATATTTTAACAGAGGGCTTAATCAGCCTTCAGCCAGACCTAACGGCGCAACAGCGTCAAAAGCGTATTGCCGAATTATTGGATCTGACGGCTTTGCCTAAGGGAAGCGCCCAGCGTTATGCTCATGAATTTTCAGGTGGGCAGCGACAGCGAATTGCAATTGCACGGGCTTTAGCTGTACAACCCAAGGTGCTTATCTGTGATGAGCCTACCTCGGCATTAGATGTATCTGTGCAAGCACAAATTTTAGATTTACTCATCGATTTACAGCAGCAAACGGGTTTGGCGTATTTATTTATTACGCATAATTTTAGCGTGGTAGAGTACATTGCCGATCGGGTTGCTATTATGGATGCAGGGCTCATCGTGGAGCAGGGTGATGCTCAGCAGGTATTACTGCAACCACACCATCCCGTAAGCCAACAGTTATTGCAATCGGTGCCACGATTACAGACACCGTCCTCTGTCGTTTCTTAA
- a CDS encoding thiosulfate oxidation carrier protein SoxY, with product MISYNSLSTTATQLNKRRQLLKSISIAIGGGLLPLSLSAQVLEQLLTAASQAEVKAEIDLFLKGATPLEQGLKLIMPVLGDNPAAVPVKVVFEAPITPDSYCEELILLAEGNPRPLACRFTFTALAGTSEVAVRLRLIESQRIQAIARMNDGRFLIAKHHITVTAGGCGM from the coding sequence ATGATTTCCTATAACTCCTTATCTACAACAGCGACGCAACTAAACAAGCGTCGCCAGTTGCTCAAAAGTATCTCTATAGCCATAGGAGGCGGATTACTGCCGCTTTCTCTCTCTGCACAAGTACTAGAGCAATTACTCACCGCTGCCTCTCAAGCCGAAGTAAAAGCTGAAATAGACTTGTTTCTAAAGGGGGCTACCCCCCTAGAGCAAGGCCTAAAGTTAATCATGCCGGTATTAGGTGATAATCCTGCAGCTGTTCCGGTAAAAGTCGTTTTTGAGGCCCCTATAACTCCTGACTCCTATTGTGAGGAGCTCATTCTCTTAGCCGAGGGAAACCCTCGGCCTCTGGCTTGTCGTTTTACTTTTACTGCCTTAGCCGGCACCTCTGAGGTTGCAGTTCGGCTACGTTTAATAGAAAGTCAGCGTATTCAAGCCATTGCACGCATGAATGATGGTCGCTTTCTTATCGCTAAGCATCATATCACCGTGACAGCTGGCGGCTGCGGCATGTAA
- a CDS encoding ABC transporter permease, with protein MPKLTLLWTDMFVWGMVLLGVLYVWHVFRSPALRMAWRSVFYSPSAVAAAVVLGFFISVGIIDSIHYRSALPAVPGQTELRYAPVARSALDDVLDWAHLSKKERSYSAPLATHLFFKESVLIDGTAQREFPPLENAALHIQNAQQHQYDVMQLSAWAGVGVVLVFVVLGGLCWLGHKKQAAFPWRSLWISLSLLISTLAVIILFSRFYYLLGTDRSGNDVIFQSFKSIRTALVIGTLTTLAMLPPALGFGIAAGYFKGWVDDVIQYIYTTLTSIPGVLLIAACVLMMQVYMDTHPELFETVASRADLRLVVLCLILGLTGWSGLCRLLRAETLKLRELDYVQAARAFGVGHWGIMRRHLLPNLMHLVLITLVLEFSGLVLYEAVLSYLGIGVDPSMPSFGTMIDAARLEMSRDPMIWWNLLGAFVFLLSLVLAANIFADAVQRAFDPRSRRLAPAQAEVQHA; from the coding sequence ATGCCTAAATTGACTCTGTTGTGGACGGATATGTTTGTCTGGGGCATGGTGCTGTTGGGGGTGCTGTATGTGTGGCACGTGTTTCGCAGCCCTGCCTTACGGATGGCGTGGCGTAGTGTGTTTTACAGCCCCTCTGCAGTAGCCGCAGCGGTGGTGTTAGGTTTTTTTATCAGCGTAGGCATCATAGACTCCATTCATTATCGATCTGCCTTGCCCGCAGTGCCAGGACAGACAGAGCTCCGATATGCGCCTGTTGCTCGTTCGGCATTAGATGATGTGTTGGATTGGGCTCACTTGTCTAAAAAAGAGCGCAGTTATTCTGCCCCTTTGGCCACACATCTTTTCTTTAAAGAAAGTGTATTGATAGATGGCACAGCGCAACGTGAGTTTCCACCATTGGAAAATGCCGCCTTACATATACAGAATGCGCAGCAACATCAATATGATGTTATGCAGCTTAGCGCTTGGGCCGGGGTAGGGGTTGTGTTGGTTTTTGTGGTCTTGGGCGGCTTGTGTTGGCTAGGGCATAAAAAACAGGCTGCCTTTCCTTGGCGTAGTCTGTGGATTAGTTTAAGTCTATTGATCTCTACCCTCGCTGTCATCATACTATTTAGTCGCTTTTACTATTTATTAGGTACAGATCGTTCAGGCAATGATGTGATTTTCCAGTCGTTTAAAAGCATTAGAACGGCATTGGTGATTGGTACGTTAACTACTTTGGCTATGCTCCCCCCCGCGTTAGGCTTTGGCATTGCTGCTGGGTATTTCAAAGGCTGGGTAGATGATGTTATTCAGTATATTTACACCACGTTAACCTCCATTCCTGGTGTGCTTTTGATTGCTGCCTGTGTGTTAATGATGCAGGTGTATATGGACACCCATCCAGAACTCTTTGAGACGGTGGCCTCTAGAGCTGACCTTCGATTAGTGGTGCTATGTTTGATTCTAGGGTTAACGGGCTGGTCAGGATTATGTCGATTATTGCGGGCAGAGACCCTAAAACTAAGAGAGCTTGACTACGTGCAGGCGGCTAGGGCATTTGGAGTAGGGCACTGGGGGATTATGCGTCGTCATTTATTGCCTAATTTAATGCACTTAGTGCTTATTACTTTGGTGTTGGAGTTTTCTGGGCTCGTTCTCTACGAGGCCGTCTTGTCTTATCTAGGGATAGGGGTAGATCCAAGCATGCCTTCCTTTGGGACGATGATTGATGCAGCTCGTTTAGAGATGTCACGCGACCCCATGATTTGGTGGAATTTGTTAGGTGCTTTTGTCTTTTTGCTTAGCTTGGTGTTAGCCGCTAATATTTTTGCTGATGCAGTACAACGTGCTTTTGATCCTCGCTCACGTCGATTAGCTCCTGCTCAGGCAGAGGTGCAGCATGCTTAA
- a CDS encoding ABC transporter substrate-binding protein, translating into MQLILRVLLVAQLVWLTACGPQAVNSPYPTQHAKENVLYTAFTQRSPKYLDPASSYSSDETPFTYSIYEPVYGYEYLKRPYQLTTRTATEVVQPYYLDKDGRRLPDDASGELIAQSVYEITLKPGVLFQPHPAFAQDSTNNYHYYPIQEQELKGKYSLMDFEKMGTRELTAHDYVYGLRRLASPRVVSPIYAFFADHIVGMKAYGEQLRQIDSTKDKKQWLDLREFGFEGVEAVDDYTLRIRVLGKYPQFSYWLAMTFTAPIPWEADRFYHQPMMAEHDLSLNTWPVGTGPYMLTESIRNRRHVLTRNPHFRGEPYPCEGEPGDKEAGLLADCGKLTPFIDSVVFQLEKESVPLLGKFLQGYYDIPQVERGDYGVAMTVAAEDSPAKAALYKERGLDLRTLAESQLFYFGFNWLDPVVGAGDTPEQAEKNRYLRQAISIAFDWEQFVTIFQNDQGQVAHGPLPPGVRGYRALPEGYNPYVYELHEGNVQRRSLEQAQALLAKAGYPDGRDHQTGAPLILYFDSAGGMGSSAMLDWMRRQLQQLGVQLEIRATDYNRFQEKMQRGVAQMFMWGWVADYPDAENFLFLLYGPHARANGDGENASNYQNPHYDALFEKMRYLDEGPEKDALIAEMMAIVQKDAPWMFGYIPNSGGVYQQWVSNAKPTQMVRNTLQYLRLDTQLRAQKQALWNQPVWWPLWVLIGVIGVIALLAWRAVRAREQQTIRGES; encoded by the coding sequence ATGCAATTGATTTTACGTGTCTTATTGGTAGCCCAATTAGTTTGGTTAACCGCCTGTGGTCCGCAGGCGGTTAATAGCCCTTATCCGACGCAACACGCTAAAGAGAATGTGCTATATACCGCATTTACGCAACGCTCACCTAAATACTTAGATCCGGCCAGCTCTTATTCGTCTGATGAGACACCTTTTACCTATTCCATTTATGAGCCTGTGTATGGCTATGAGTATTTAAAACGTCCCTACCAGCTCACTACACGTACAGCAACAGAGGTTGTGCAGCCTTACTATCTAGATAAAGATGGACGTCGATTACCCGATGACGCAAGTGGAGAGCTGATTGCTCAAAGTGTGTATGAGATCACCCTAAAACCTGGTGTTTTGTTTCAACCGCATCCTGCCTTTGCTCAAGATAGCACTAATAACTATCACTACTACCCTATTCAAGAGCAAGAGTTAAAAGGGAAATACTCATTGATGGACTTTGAGAAAATGGGTACACGGGAGCTAACCGCACATGATTACGTCTACGGGCTGCGTCGTTTAGCTAGTCCACGGGTGGTGTCTCCTATTTATGCCTTTTTTGCTGATCATATTGTTGGTATGAAAGCCTATGGCGAGCAGTTACGTCAGATTGATAGCACCAAAGATAAAAAACAATGGTTAGATTTACGCGAGTTCGGCTTTGAGGGGGTCGAGGCGGTTGATGACTACACATTGCGAATTCGAGTTTTAGGAAAATACCCCCAGTTTTCATATTGGTTAGCCATGACCTTTACTGCCCCCATTCCCTGGGAGGCTGATCGCTTCTATCATCAGCCGATGATGGCCGAGCATGACTTATCCCTAAATACATGGCCCGTTGGCACAGGCCCCTATATGTTGACCGAGTCCATTCGTAATCGACGTCATGTGCTAACCCGCAATCCTCACTTTCGTGGTGAACCCTATCCGTGTGAAGGTGAGCCGGGGGATAAGGAGGCTGGCTTACTCGCTGATTGCGGTAAATTGACGCCCTTTATTGATTCGGTGGTTTTTCAGTTGGAAAAGGAGTCCGTCCCTTTATTGGGTAAGTTTTTACAAGGGTATTACGATATACCTCAGGTAGAGCGAGGGGATTATGGGGTGGCAATGACGGTTGCTGCAGAGGACTCGCCAGCTAAGGCAGCCCTATATAAAGAACGCGGTTTAGATTTACGTACTTTGGCTGAATCGCAGTTATTTTATTTTGGATTTAATTGGCTTGATCCAGTAGTAGGGGCGGGAGACACACCCGAGCAAGCGGAGAAAAATCGCTATTTACGGCAAGCCATTAGCATCGCCTTTGATTGGGAGCAGTTTGTGACCATTTTTCAAAATGATCAAGGACAAGTTGCCCATGGACCATTACCGCCAGGGGTACGGGGCTATAGGGCGTTGCCAGAGGGGTATAACCCTTATGTCTATGAGCTACACGAAGGAAATGTGCAGCGTCGATCTCTAGAGCAAGCTCAAGCCTTATTAGCGAAAGCAGGCTATCCCGATGGACGCGATCATCAGACCGGGGCCCCTTTAATCTTGTATTTTGATTCAGCCGGTGGGATGGGGTCTAGTGCCATGTTGGATTGGATGCGTAGACAGTTGCAGCAATTGGGTGTGCAACTGGAAATTCGAGCCACAGACTACAACCGTTTCCAAGAAAAAATGCAGCGAGGAGTAGCCCAAATGTTTATGTGGGGCTGGGTGGCAGACTATCCAGACGCTGAAAATTTCTTGTTTTTATTATATGGGCCACATGCGCGTGCTAATGGGGATGGTGAGAATGCGTCTAACTATCAAAACCCTCACTATGATGCCTTATTTGAAAAGATGCGCTATCTGGACGAGGGGCCAGAAAAGGATGCCCTCATTGCGGAAATGATGGCTATTGTGCAAAAAGATGCACCATGGATGTTTGGTTATATTCCTAATTCCGGTGGTGTCTATCAGCAATGGGTATCTAATGCGAAACCCACGCAAATGGTTCGTAATACATTGCAGTATTTGCGATTGGACACGCAGTTACGGGCCCAAAAGCAAGCCCTTTGGAATCAGCCTGTTTGGTGGCCGTTGTGGGTGTTGATAGGTGTTATAGGGGTCATTGCGCTTTTAGCTTGGCGCGCTGTGCGTGCTCGTGAGCAACAGACAATCCGAGGAGAATCCTAA
- a CDS encoding ABC transporter permease, translated as MLRYLLRRLGYGILVLLGVNLLTFVLFFAVNTPDDMARLAIGGQRVSADAIEQWKRQQGYDKPLFVNHSQTGLHIVKDTIFFERSVPLLRLDFGFSDGGHDIGHEIANRMGPSLALAIPTFILGLAVSVAFALFLVFFRHTAIDFYGVVLCVILLSISGLFYIIAGQWLFAKLLAWVPYSGWTQGLDTSRFLILPVLIGVISRLGGESRFYRSLFLEESNKDYIRTARAKGLSEYTVLFKHLLRNAMLPILTGTVSAIPLLFMGSLISESFFGIPGLGSYTIEAINAQDLSIVRAMVFLGSGLYIIGLILADISYTLADPRVRFE; from the coding sequence ATGCTGCGTTACCTATTACGACGATTAGGCTATGGGATATTGGTTTTACTCGGGGTTAATTTACTGACGTTTGTGTTGTTCTTTGCGGTGAACACCCCTGATGACATGGCGCGTTTAGCGATTGGTGGACAACGAGTTTCAGCTGATGCCATAGAGCAGTGGAAAAGGCAGCAGGGCTATGACAAGCCCTTATTTGTGAATCACAGTCAGACAGGTTTGCATATAGTCAAAGACACCATTTTTTTCGAGCGATCTGTCCCTTTATTGCGATTGGACTTTGGCTTTTCTGACGGGGGCCATGATATTGGCCACGAGATTGCGAATCGGATGGGGCCTAGCCTAGCCTTAGCGATACCTACTTTTATCTTGGGCTTGGCTGTTTCTGTTGCTTTTGCTTTGTTTCTTGTGTTCTTTAGGCATACAGCGATTGATTTTTATGGGGTCGTGTTGTGCGTGATACTGCTCTCTATTTCAGGTTTGTTCTATATCATTGCTGGGCAATGGTTATTTGCTAAATTATTAGCCTGGGTGCCTTACTCTGGGTGGACGCAGGGGCTAGATACCTCGCGGTTTTTAATTCTTCCTGTGTTGATTGGCGTTATTTCCCGCCTAGGGGGCGAGTCGCGTTTTTATCGTAGCTTATTTTTAGAGGAATCCAACAAGGACTATATTCGTACTGCTAGGGCCAAAGGGCTCTCTGAGTACACCGTATTGTTTAAGCATTTATTGCGTAATGCAATGTTGCCTATTTTAACCGGCACGGTTTCAGCGATTCCTTTGCTCTTTATGGGCAGCTTAATTTCCGAGTCCTTTTTTGGAATCCCAGGTTTAGGCAGTTACACCATTGAGGCGATCAATGCTCAGGATTTGTCTATTGTTCGAGCCATGGTTTTTTTGGGATCAGGTCTTTATATCATTGGTCTGATATTGGCGGATATTTCTTACACGCTGGCTGATCCACGTGTGCGTTTTGAGTGA
- the soxZ gene encoding thiosulfate oxidation carrier complex protein SoxZ, producing MSKPRIWISNKTPQLHEIVRVRALIEHRMESGMRLSSENKPIPRNIVNLFEVKMDDELLFSWQPETAISQNPYIEFTFIARKTGTLHLKWIDDENTVITDSLELKLNA from the coding sequence ATGAGTAAACCACGTATTTGGATCAGCAATAAGACCCCACAACTTCATGAAATAGTGCGGGTACGCGCCCTCATTGAGCACCGTATGGAAAGTGGCATGCGCCTAAGCTCTGAAAATAAGCCCATCCCTCGTAATATCGTCAACCTCTTTGAGGTAAAAATGGATGATGAGCTTCTTTTTTCATGGCAGCCTGAAACAGCCATTTCACAGAACCCTTACATCGAATTCACTTTTATAGCCCGTAAAACGGGAACATTACATCTGAAGTGGATTGATGATGAGAATACTGTCATTACGGATAGCCTTGAGCTTAAGCTCAACGCCTAA
- a CDS encoding alpha-hydroxy acid oxidase, which yields MNSLNKVTHIADFQRIARRRVPKMFYDYADSGSWSERTYRANESDLQRLLFKQRVAVNIEHRSVRSTLLGQQATMPVAIAPTGLTGMQHADGEILAALAAKNFGIPFTLSTMSICSIEDIAAHTQSPFWFQLYVMRDRSFIEALIDRAKAANCSALVLTLDLQVLGQRHKDIKNGLSTPPKPTLRNLLNLATKPYWCSQMLKTNRRTFGNIVGHAKGVSDLSSLSVWTAEQFDPTLCWDDVAWIKSRWGGKIILKGIMDAEDAQHAVDAGADAIVVSNHGGRQLDGAPSTIAALPHIVKAVKGKTEIYMDGGIRSGQDVLRALALGADGVMIGRAFLYALGAAGQAGVERCLEIIKNELDVSMALCGKNRIEELTRDVLLNPSIYDRF from the coding sequence GTGAATAGTTTAAATAAAGTCACGCATATTGCGGATTTTCAACGTATTGCACGGCGTCGCGTTCCTAAAATGTTTTATGACTACGCAGACTCAGGCTCGTGGTCTGAAAGGACTTATAGAGCAAATGAGAGCGACTTGCAGCGCTTGCTGTTTAAGCAGCGTGTTGCGGTAAATATAGAACATCGTTCGGTGCGGTCTACGCTTTTGGGTCAGCAGGCGACGATGCCCGTGGCGATAGCACCTACCGGTTTGACCGGAATGCAGCATGCGGATGGTGAGATATTAGCCGCTTTAGCAGCAAAAAATTTTGGCATTCCTTTCACTTTATCCACGATGAGTATTTGCTCTATAGAGGATATTGCCGCACATACTCAGTCGCCATTTTGGTTTCAGTTATATGTAATGCGGGATCGCTCTTTTATTGAGGCTTTAATTGATCGAGCGAAAGCCGCGAACTGCTCGGCGTTGGTATTGACCTTAGATCTACAGGTGTTGGGGCAGCGTCATAAGGACATTAAAAATGGGTTATCTACGCCGCCAAAACCCACCCTACGTAATTTGCTTAATTTGGCAACGAAGCCGTATTGGTGTTCACAGATGCTTAAAACGAATCGCCGTACTTTTGGCAATATAGTTGGGCATGCGAAAGGTGTCAGTGATTTAAGTTCTTTGTCTGTGTGGACGGCAGAACAGTTTGATCCTACTTTATGTTGGGATGATGTGGCGTGGATTAAGTCTCGTTGGGGAGGCAAAATTATTCTGAAAGGGATCATGGATGCCGAAGATGCTCAACATGCTGTAGATGCAGGAGCAGATGCCATTGTGGTGTCAAATCACGGAGGACGCCAATTAGATGGTGCGCCGTCTACGATTGCCGCGTTGCCACATATAGTGAAGGCTGTAAAAGGTAAAACGGAAATCTATATGGATGGGGGCATCCGCAGTGGGCAGGATGTATTACGAGCGCTGGCCTTAGGGGCTGATGGCGTAATGATAGGGCGTGCGTTTTTATATGCCTTGGGTGCGGCGGGTCAGGCGGGCGTTGAGCGTTGTTTGGAAATTATTAAAAATGAGCTTGATGTATCGATGGCGCTGTGTGGTAAAAATCGTATTGAAGAGCTAACACGAGATGTTCTGTTAAACCCCTCCATTTATGATCGTTTTTAA
- a CDS encoding FAD-dependent oxidoreductase produces MDRRNFLLTPPIMALGTLAVPSLSLAAPLAIHSNTQLLPRTGKQKGPRIVICGGGWGGMTSARYLRELIPNADVILLEKNPTFWSGPMSNKWLVDIVSTDFVNHDMIHPANKYGYTLVNTEVIGFDRDKKRVQTAQGSVDYDYLILSGGIRNAYDAWFGNDLYAAEYTRKHFPNAYIPNAEMFALKNKLNAFKGGTIVMTLPPPPHRCPPSPYERACLMAWHIKKNNIPGKIIILDPKPKIGPIGEGYKAAFEELYPDIITHVPNAVVKEVDPFNKHIKTAAGDFDFDDAVLMPPHQASDMVWYADLIGKDASGKPTGWADMHPRLFTANTDDNVYIVGDSMGFISDQFGHYPKSGHVAHAVAKIVAQNIYERTSGKEVKAVLPDNLCYMMVNGDPQEEISVKFEYELDATGKVLQTQIDMDVRSTDLVQEDFNWIKSRFNDFL; encoded by the coding sequence ATGGATCGCAGAAACTTTCTCTTAACGCCACCTATCATGGCGTTAGGTACTCTAGCTGTACCTTCCCTAAGCCTAGCAGCACCTCTTGCTATTCACAGCAACACTCAGCTTTTACCTCGCACGGGAAAGCAAAAAGGCCCACGCATTGTCATTTGTGGTGGTGGCTGGGGCGGCATGACGTCTGCTCGCTATCTACGCGAACTCATCCCTAACGCCGATGTCATTTTACTAGAAAAAAATCCAACCTTTTGGTCTGGACCCATGAGTAATAAATGGCTCGTTGACATTGTCAGCACCGACTTTGTGAATCACGACATGATTCACCCGGCCAATAAATATGGCTACACCTTAGTCAATACCGAAGTAATCGGTTTTGATCGTGATAAAAAACGTGTACAAACGGCACAGGGTAGCGTTGACTACGACTATCTCATTTTATCGGGAGGCATTCGCAACGCCTACGATGCGTGGTTCGGGAATGATCTTTACGCCGCTGAATACACGCGCAAGCATTTTCCAAATGCCTATATCCCCAATGCGGAAATGTTCGCATTAAAAAACAAACTCAATGCCTTTAAGGGCGGCACAATTGTCATGACTCTACCGCCGCCCCCGCATCGTTGCCCCCCTTCACCCTATGAGCGGGCTTGTCTCATGGCGTGGCATATCAAAAAAAATAATATCCCAGGCAAAATCATTATTCTTGATCCAAAACCAAAAATCGGCCCCATCGGAGAAGGATATAAGGCCGCTTTTGAAGAGCTCTATCCAGATATCATCACACACGTACCAAACGCTGTCGTCAAAGAGGTCGATCCATTTAATAAACATATCAAAACAGCTGCTGGCGACTTCGATTTTGATGATGCCGTGTTGATGCCTCCGCACCAAGCCTCTGATATGGTTTGGTATGCCGACTTAATTGGAAAAGACGCCTCTGGAAAACCAACAGGTTGGGCTGATATGCACCCTCGCCTTTTCACCGCGAACACAGACGATAACGTCTATATCGTTGGTGACTCGATGGGCTTTATTTCTGATCAGTTTGGACACTATCCAAAAAGCGGCCATGTAGCGCATGCCGTTGCCAAAATCGTCGCTCAGAATATTTATGAGCGCACGAGTGGTAAAGAGGTTAAAGCAGTGCTACCTGACAACTTGTGCTACATGATGGTCAATGGTGACCCTCAAGAAGAAATATCGGTCAAATTTGAATATGAGCTTGATGCTACAGGCAAAGTACTTCAAACCCAAATTGATATGGATGTACGTAGTACCGATCTAGTACAAGAGGACTTTAATTGGATTAAGAGCCGTTTCAATGATTTCCTATAA
- a CDS encoding thermonuclease family protein, with product MATRKPKPSLGGTVKSQLNKELNTVLSAKLRQLLKTPMGKVIAAVILAVVAAAGYLTEEDSSSSTQTTAQTPRPKGEFVLQGKVTHVADGDTINVQVNGQRERVRLANIDAPESDGRSDRPGQAYADQSQQAMAAMVLNKTLTLNCFEQDHYGRNVCNVMLPDGRIANQVLVEQGLAWAYTGSNGRYLRDKSLIQVQEQAKKAKRGLWKDNNPTPPWEWRVQCWQQKQCN from the coding sequence ATGGCGACCAGAAAGCCTAAACCGTCATTGGGTGGCACGGTAAAGAGTCAGTTAAACAAAGAGTTAAATACGGTACTCAGTGCAAAGCTGCGGCAATTGTTAAAAACGCCGATGGGGAAGGTGATTGCCGCTGTGATTCTTGCGGTAGTTGCAGCAGCCGGTTATTTGACAGAAGAGGACTCCTCTAGCTCTACACAGACTACCGCTCAAACGCCTAGACCCAAAGGTGAGTTTGTATTGCAAGGTAAGGTCACGCATGTAGCGGATGGTGATACGATTAATGTGCAGGTAAATGGCCAACGTGAACGTGTGCGCTTGGCAAATATCGATGCGCCCGAAAGCGATGGGCGCTCAGATAGACCGGGCCAGGCTTACGCGGATCAGTCTCAGCAGGCAATGGCAGCAATGGTCTTAAATAAAACGCTGACCTTGAATTGTTTTGAGCAAGATCATTACGGACGAAATGTCTGCAATGTGATGTTGCCAGATGGGCGCATTGCGAATCAGGTGTTAGTTGAACAGGGCTTAGCGTGGGCGTATACCGGTAGCAACGGGCGCTACTTGCGTGATAAGTCGTTAATTCAAGTCCAAGAGCAAGCTAAAAAAGCAAAACGCGGTTTGTGGAAAGATAACAATCCAACGCCTCCGTGGGAGTGGCGTGTTCAGTGTTGGCAACAAAAACAATGCAATTGA